The following are encoded together in the Robertmurraya sp. FSL R5-0851 genome:
- a CDS encoding CBS domain-containing protein: MKHTMNYTLSERFEVAFNQIHEMLKNKVKINDDRFVVLLDRGAKRHQLIANYQKDLKQYAKLRNAIVHDKRELGFYIAEPHREIVEHIEMIAKVFSRPNYALSIATKDVICFDREDSLQEVFKVIKEYGYAQYPIYKNKVCIGLLSTDDIVRWMSENLINTIVDITDIRVFDIISTVESHPIEFVSKTMDIFSVEEIYEEKHKNTLDLEAIIITENGSNSERPLGIITAWDLIELDYQDEN, from the coding sequence ATGAAACATACGATGAACTATACATTATCAGAGCGCTTTGAGGTTGCTTTTAATCAAATCCATGAAATGTTAAAAAATAAAGTGAAAATAAATGATGATAGATTTGTAGTGTTGCTGGATAGAGGGGCGAAAAGACATCAGTTGATAGCAAACTATCAAAAAGATTTAAAACAATATGCTAAGCTAAGAAATGCAATTGTCCATGATAAGCGCGAGTTAGGCTTCTATATCGCCGAACCCCATAGGGAGATCGTCGAACATATTGAAATGATTGCAAAAGTGTTCAGCAGGCCAAATTATGCACTATCTATTGCGACTAAAGATGTGATTTGTTTTGATCGCGAAGACAGTTTACAAGAGGTCTTTAAGGTTATAAAAGAATATGGATACGCTCAATATCCCATCTATAAAAATAAAGTATGTATAGGCTTATTATCTACTGATGATATTGTGAGATGGATGTCTGAGAATCTGATCAATACGATTGTAGACATAACTGACATTCGTGTATTTGATATTATTTCAACCGTAGAAAGCCACCCGATAGAGTTTGTTTCAAAAACAATGGACATCTTTTCAGTAGAAGAAATTTATGAGGAAAAACATAAAAATACGTTGGATTTAGAAGCGATTATTATTACTGAAAATGGAAGCAATTCTGAAAGACCACTAGGAATCATTACTGCTTGGGATCTAATAGAGTTGGACTACCAGGATGAAAATTGA
- the celB gene encoding PTS cellobiose transporter subunit IIC: MSKFNSFLETKVMPVAGRLAAQRHLGALRDGIILAMPLIIIGSLFLIIANFPITAWTNYLAEHPTIKTSLLYPYRGTFEIMGLVATFGVAYRLAESYKLDALASAAISLAAYFVVSPFTSYVIGQDPNTGADILENAYNTGLFTSKGLFVGMVIAILSTEIYRKITEMNIVIKLPDGVPPAVSRSFSALIPAFVAVVVAWGLRLLVENIGDFGSIHNVVSVLLQQPLTSLGTSLVGTIIVFILIQMLWCLGLHGANIVNAVILPVWLTLTQENAMSFEAGEPVKNIVTNEFNDIVFIGGSGTTLSLVLAMVFFARSQQMKQLGRLGIGPGIFNINEPVTFGMPIVLNPIMMIPFILAPVAAVIMTFVSMDLGLVAKPIGVVTPFTMPPILNGYIITGSISGAILQLAIMVVSFFIYFPFFKMWDTQKLAEEKGAATNTSSTENTVNM; the protein is encoded by the coding sequence ATGAGTAAATTTAATAGCTTCTTAGAAACAAAAGTAATGCCTGTGGCAGGTAGATTGGCTGCCCAGCGACATCTTGGTGCACTACGAGACGGTATTATCCTAGCCATGCCGCTAATTATTATTGGCTCTCTTTTCTTAATTATTGCTAACTTCCCAATTACTGCATGGACTAACTATCTAGCAGAACACCCAACAATTAAAACTAGTCTCTTATATCCATACCGCGGGACCTTCGAGATCATGGGGCTCGTCGCTACATTTGGGGTCGCATATCGCTTAGCTGAAAGTTATAAGCTCGATGCACTGGCTAGCGCGGCTATTTCACTTGCTGCCTACTTTGTTGTATCACCTTTTACTAGCTATGTAATTGGACAAGATCCAAATACTGGTGCAGATATTTTGGAAAATGCTTATAATACCGGACTTTTTACAAGTAAAGGCTTATTCGTTGGAATGGTTATTGCCATTCTATCAACTGAAATTTATCGTAAAATTACCGAAATGAATATTGTCATTAAGTTACCTGATGGTGTACCTCCTGCTGTTTCAAGATCCTTCTCTGCCTTAATACCAGCGTTTGTAGCTGTTGTTGTAGCATGGGGATTACGCTTGCTTGTAGAAAACATCGGTGACTTCGGCAGCATACACAATGTTGTATCCGTCCTCTTGCAGCAGCCACTAACCAGCCTTGGCACAAGTTTGGTTGGAACGATTATTGTCTTTATACTTATTCAAATGTTATGGTGCTTAGGTTTACACGGAGCAAACATCGTTAACGCAGTTATCTTACCGGTTTGGTTAACATTGACACAAGAAAATGCGATGTCATTTGAAGCTGGCGAACCTGTAAAAAATATTGTAACAAACGAGTTTAATGATATTGTCTTTATCGGTGGATCCGGTACAACTCTCTCTTTAGTACTCGCTATGGTATTTTTCGCAAGAAGCCAACAGATGAAGCAGTTAGGACGCCTTGGTATTGGCCCTGGAATCTTTAATATTAATGAACCTGTTACCTTTGGTATGCCAATCGTTCTAAATCCAATTATGATGATTCCATTTATCTTAGCACCAGTTGCTGCGGTTATAATGACGTTTGTTTCTATGGATTTAGGATTGGTAGCAAAACCAATCGGAGTCGTAACTCCATTTACTATGCCTCCTATCCTAAACGGTTATATCATCACTGGCAGTATCTCAGGTGCCATTCTTCAATTGGCCATCATGGTAGTATCATTCTTCATCTACTTCCCATTCTTTAAAATGTGGGATACGCAGAAGCTTGCCGAGGAGAAAGGTGCCGCTACGAATACTTCATCTACAGAAAACACTGTTAATATGTAG
- the dprA gene encoding DNA-processing protein DprA, whose translation MDKYWIWLATLKYIGPVMQKNLYAYFNGDLKRIYLSTQEDLKGVPGITTRMIQQIMDNKSFEKVDSISRIIEKKGIDLLPITDDRYPEIAKTCGESPILLYFKGRLQKFERSIGVVGARRCTEYGKKVARDIGKELAKRDIVLVSGFAKGIDSYSQAACMKAGGKTISFLGSGVDICYPTEQRKLYDELIESGSVFLSKYPPGTPVKQQHFVERNALISAWSNEVIIVEAGVKSGALWTAKFAERQKREVYAVPHPIYSLEGQGCNQLLVKGKRPYIGVESVFQENTSVDPKSAIKPDANSVLLEKIPQSVSISKLKQILGSEYGDLEEQLFSLELEGKLIIRGDLVVRT comes from the coding sequence ATGGATAAGTATTGGATTTGGCTAGCAACTTTAAAATATATTGGTCCAGTTATGCAGAAGAATCTCTATGCATATTTTAATGGGGATCTGAAGAGGATATACCTTTCAACACAAGAGGATTTGAAAGGAGTCCCTGGTATCACTACACGAATGATCCAACAAATAATGGATAACAAGAGTTTTGAAAAAGTTGACTCAATTAGTAGAATCATTGAGAAAAAGGGGATAGATTTGTTACCCATTACAGATGATAGGTATCCTGAAATCGCAAAGACATGTGGTGAGTCGCCAATCCTACTTTATTTTAAGGGCAGGCTACAGAAGTTTGAACGTTCAATTGGAGTCGTTGGTGCAAGACGTTGTACTGAGTATGGGAAAAAAGTAGCCAGGGATATAGGAAAAGAACTTGCTAAAAGGGACATAGTCTTAGTAAGTGGCTTTGCGAAAGGTATCGATTCGTATTCACAAGCTGCATGTATGAAGGCGGGCGGTAAAACGATATCGTTCTTAGGAAGTGGGGTAGACATATGTTATCCCACTGAACAGCGAAAGCTTTATGATGAACTGATTGAATCAGGAAGCGTATTTTTATCTAAATATCCACCTGGAACACCAGTTAAACAGCAGCATTTTGTCGAAAGAAATGCTTTAATTAGTGCTTGGTCTAACGAAGTCATTATTGTTGAAGCTGGTGTCAAAAGTGGGGCACTCTGGACCGCTAAGTTTGCTGAAAGGCAGAAACGGGAGGTATATGCAGTCCCACATCCTATTTATTCATTAGAAGGCCAAGGATGTAATCAATTATTGGTAAAAGGAAAGAGACCTTATATTGGTGTGGAGTCAGTGTTTCAAGAAAATACGAGTGTGGATCCTAAATCAGCTATTAAACCGGATGCAAATTCAGTTTTATTGGAGAAAATTCCTCAGTCTGTCTCAATCAGTAAATTAAAGCAGATATTAGGATCGGAATATGGTGATCTAGAAGAGCAACTATTTTCATTAGAATTGGAAGGGAAGCTTATAATACGGGGAGATTTAGTAGTTAGAACATAA
- a CDS encoding YifB family Mg chelatase-like AAA ATPase, which produces MASSVYSFALLGIDGQVVEVETDTMVGLSSVSIVGLGDKAVKEARERLEAAMLSSGFVFPVFKVVFNLAPSDMKKTGTHYDLAMAIGLLLRSNQIPEPRDLNQTAFIGELSLNANIRGSSGILPMVLKAQEVGIKKILLPIENVQEAKLVKGVEIFGCRDLREAVEILGGKVPDELLLNEKGIPEQQTKLDFIDVKGQETILNYMVIAAAGGHNLLMIGPPGCGKSMIAKRIPTILPEMSEKESLEVTKIYSIASMLHEKGTLITQRPFRAPHHNASTNSLIGGGPFAKPGEISFAHNGVLFLDEIAEFSRKTLDALRQPLEDQMVTITRVWGSNSYPANFMLVGAMNPCPCGYFGNEKCRCTDYEIIKYRQRLSGPIIDRMDIQKYVNNVNFFSNVLPSKSSAELKARVDYARKIQEKRYKNISGISSNAQLTASLIAQFCPLDSETTSLLQKAYDRFKYSGRSLHKFIKVARTIADLEGENKINVNHMRLSLQSRDLDKDAFHLFGGGHG; this is translated from the coding sequence ATGGCCTCGAGTGTTTATAGTTTTGCTTTGCTGGGGATTGATGGGCAGGTGGTTGAAGTGGAAACAGATACAATGGTGGGGCTGAGTTCTGTATCCATTGTTGGGTTAGGTGATAAGGCAGTGAAAGAGGCACGAGAAAGACTCGAAGCAGCAATGTTATCATCAGGCTTTGTTTTTCCTGTATTCAAAGTGGTTTTTAACCTTGCCCCTTCTGATATGAAGAAAACGGGAACTCATTACGACTTAGCTATGGCAATAGGGTTACTTTTAAGAAGCAATCAAATACCAGAACCAAGAGATTTGAATCAAACCGCATTTATTGGAGAACTTTCATTGAACGCTAACATTCGTGGAAGCAGTGGAATCCTTCCCATGGTTTTAAAAGCGCAAGAGGTTGGAATTAAGAAAATTCTCCTTCCAATAGAAAATGTACAGGAAGCGAAATTAGTAAAAGGAGTAGAAATCTTTGGATGTAGAGATTTAAGAGAGGCTGTTGAAATTTTGGGAGGGAAGGTTCCAGACGAATTATTACTAAATGAAAAAGGTATTCCAGAACAACAAACCAAATTGGATTTTATTGATGTTAAGGGACAGGAAACCATCCTTAATTATATGGTAATAGCGGCAGCTGGAGGACATAATCTCCTTATGATTGGTCCACCCGGTTGTGGCAAATCAATGATTGCTAAAAGAATTCCTACGATCCTTCCTGAGATGAGTGAAAAGGAGTCATTAGAAGTAACCAAGATTTATAGCATAGCAAGTATGTTACATGAAAAAGGAACTTTAATTACACAGAGACCGTTTCGTGCACCCCATCATAATGCTTCAACAAACTCACTCATTGGAGGTGGTCCATTTGCGAAACCAGGAGAGATTTCTTTTGCACATAATGGGGTTCTTTTTCTTGATGAGATCGCTGAATTCAGTAGGAAAACTCTTGATGCTCTAAGACAGCCTCTTGAGGATCAGATGGTGACAATCACTAGGGTGTGGGGTTCAAACTCCTATCCTGCTAATTTTATGCTAGTTGGTGCGATGAATCCTTGTCCCTGTGGTTATTTTGGGAATGAAAAATGTAGATGCACAGACTACGAAATTATTAAATATCGGCAAAGATTATCAGGTCCGATCATTGATCGAATGGATATTCAGAAATACGTTAATAACGTAAATTTCTTTTCAAATGTCCTACCATCTAAAAGTTCGGCTGAATTAAAAGCGCGGGTGGACTATGCAAGAAAGATTCAGGAAAAACGGTACAAAAATATATCAGGAATAAGCTCAAATGCTCAACTAACGGCATCCTTAATCGCGCAGTTTTGTCCGTTAGATTCTGAAACCACTTCATTGCTTCAAAAGGCATATGATCGTTTTAAGTATAGTGGCAGAAGTCTTCACAAATTTATTAAAGTGGCAAGGACTATTGCTGATCTAGAAGGCGAAAATAAAATAAATGTAAATCATATGAGACTTAGTTTACAAAGTAGAGACTTGGATAAAGACGCATTTCATTTGTTTGGAGGAGGCCATGGATAA
- a CDS encoding transposase encodes MARRARTWFPGAKYHITSRGIRKQPLFYDDPDRRKYLGMLLETKERYSFNIHAYCLMSNHIHLQLETTKIPPGPIIKYLHSKYARYFNLKYDFSGHVFEKRYFHDIIDSPEHELDLSRYIHRNPLSAGMVESLETYPWSSYRAYMLNEHNPLVTKEQILSYFPEPMREHYLEFLMQKENYGSKEMERLYGLECL; translated from the coding sequence ATGGCAAGACGTGCACGTACTTGGTTTCCGGGTGCGAAGTATCATATCACAAGTAGAGGAATCAGGAAGCAACCCTTGTTTTACGATGATCCGGATCGAAGAAAATACTTAGGTATGTTATTAGAAACTAAGGAAAGATACAGTTTCAATATCCACGCCTACTGCCTTATGTCCAATCATATTCATCTTCAGCTAGAAACCACGAAAATCCCTCCTGGTCCTATCATCAAATACCTTCACAGCAAATACGCCAGATATTTTAACCTCAAATATGACTTCTCCGGACATGTATTCGAAAAGAGATATTTCCACGATATAATTGATTCCCCCGAACATGAACTGGACCTAAGCCGTTATATTCACAGAAACCCCTTATCTGCTGGTATGGTTGAATCTTTAGAAACTTATCCTTGGAGTAGTTACCGTGCCTACATGCTCAACGAACATAATCCCCTTGTAACAAAAGAACAAATCCTTTCCTATTTTCCCGAACCAATGCGAGAACACTATCTAGAGTTTTTGATGCAAAAAGAGAATTATGGATCAAAGGAAATGGAGCGGTTGTATGGCCTCGAGTGTTTATAG